In Bradysia coprophila strain Holo2 unplaced genomic scaffold, BU_Bcop_v1 contig_358, whole genome shotgun sequence, one DNA window encodes the following:
- the LOC119081316 gene encoding protein NDRG3 isoform X6 — protein sequence MNSNQNCEDDGNCSPPVEKAYTLQEKKPPFDDCTMPVDPMDDIELRSVQLQFPNGRGSLEGTCDLRRVVTDKGDILVAVQGDTAKPAILTYHDLGLNYATSFAGFFNYPTMRALLDNFCVYHVTAPGQEDGAPTLPEDYLYPTIDELSAQLLFVLSHFGCKSVIGFGVGAGANILARFALNNPDKVGALCLINCNSTPSGWIEWGYQSFNARYLRSKGMTQGVVDYLMWHHFGRNPEERNHDLAQMYKSHFERSVNPTNLAMLINSYIHRTDLQIARTPSGSPQAAATLKMPVINITGALSPHVDDTVTLNGRLDPTNSSWMKISDCAMVLEEQPGKLAEAFRLFLQGEGYASTTTGKFHNPMNGNQIFLSQQFDDINNGNLCPSSVGIQPTTATDGEENGNNRNRNKTEIRITENPLPETIVC from the exons CACTATGCCAGTAGATCCAATGGATGACATCGAATTACGTTCCGTACAACTACAATTTCCCAACGGGCGAGGTTCACTAGAAGGAACATGTGACTTACGTCGAGTGGTTACAGATAAAGGTGACATTCTAGTGGCCGTGCAGGGCGATACAGCGAAACCAGCTATACTGACCTATCACGATTTGGGACTTAATT ATGCCACTAGTTTTGCTGGATTTTTTAACTATCCAACAATGCGTGCTCTTCtagacaatttttgtgtttaccATGTTACCGCGCCTGGACAAGAAGACGGAGCACCTACTTTACCGGAGGa TTACTTGTACCCGACAATCGATGAATTATCTGCACAGTTACTATTTGTGTTATCTCACTTCGGATGCAAAAGTGTAATTGGTTTCGGGGTTGGCGCTGGTGCAAACATCTTAGCAAGATTTGCTCTAAATAATCCAGATAAA GTTGGTGCACTCTGCCTTATCAATTGTAATTCGACTCCATCCGGTTGGATTGAATGGGGCTACCAAAGTTTTAATGCAAGATATTTAAGATCGAAAGGAATGACACAAGGTGTTGTAGACTACCTAATGTGGCATCATTTCGGTAGAAATCCAGAGGAACGAAACCATGACTTGGCTCAG atGTACAAATCCCATTTCGAACGATCTGTTAATCCAACGAATTTGGCTATGCTTATCAACTCTTACATTCATCGAACTGATTTACAAATTGCCCGTACACCGTCAGGTTCGCCACAGGCAGCAGCAACACTAAAAATGCCTGTTATTAATATCACAGGAGCATTGTCACCCCACGTTGATGATACAGTCACTCTAAATGGTCGTTTAGATCCAACGAATTCGTCGTGGATGAAG ATATCGGATTGCGCAATGGTATTAGAAGAACAACCTGGAAAATTGGCTGAAGCTTTCAGACTATTCCTTCAAGGCGAAGGCTACG CTTCAACAACCACTGGCAAATTTCATAATCCAATGAACggcaaccaaatttttttatcacaaCAATTTGACGACATCAATAATGGTAATTTGTGTCCATCATCAGTTGGCATTCAACCAACGACAGCAACGGACGGCGAAGAAAATGGCAATAACCGGAATCGAAACAAAACCGAAATACGGATCACTGAGAATCCATTACCTGAAACTATTGTATGCTAG
- the LOC119081316 gene encoding protein NDRG3 isoform X10, whose protein sequence is MNSNQNCEDDGNCSPPVEKAYTLQEKKPPFDDCTMPVDPMDDIELRSVQLQFPNGRGSLEGTCDLRRVVTDKGDILVAVQGDTAKPAILTYHDLGLNYATSFAGFFNYPTMRALLDNFCVYHVTAPGQEDGAPTLPEDYLYPTIDELSAQLLFVLSHFGCKSVIGFGVGAGANILARFALNNPDKVGALCLINCNSTPSGWIEWGYQSFNARYLRSKGMTQGVVDYLMWHHFGRNPEERNHDLAQMYKSHFERSVNPTNLAMLINSYIHRTDLQIARTPSGSPQAAATLKMPVINITGALSPHVDDTVTLNGRLDPTNSSWMKISDCAMVLEEQPGKLAEAFRLFLQGEGYAVGALQQISRMASIENL, encoded by the exons CACTATGCCAGTAGATCCAATGGATGACATCGAATTACGTTCCGTACAACTACAATTTCCCAACGGGCGAGGTTCACTAGAAGGAACATGTGACTTACGTCGAGTGGTTACAGATAAAGGTGACATTCTAGTGGCCGTGCAGGGCGATACAGCGAAACCAGCTATACTGACCTATCACGATTTGGGACTTAATT ATGCCACTAGTTTTGCTGGATTTTTTAACTATCCAACAATGCGTGCTCTTCtagacaatttttgtgtttaccATGTTACCGCGCCTGGACAAGAAGACGGAGCACCTACTTTACCGGAGGa TTACTTGTACCCGACAATCGATGAATTATCTGCACAGTTACTATTTGTGTTATCTCACTTCGGATGCAAAAGTGTAATTGGTTTCGGGGTTGGCGCTGGTGCAAACATCTTAGCAAGATTTGCTCTAAATAATCCAGATAAA GTTGGTGCACTCTGCCTTATCAATTGTAATTCGACTCCATCCGGTTGGATTGAATGGGGCTACCAAAGTTTTAATGCAAGATATTTAAGATCGAAAGGAATGACACAAGGTGTTGTAGACTACCTAATGTGGCATCATTTCGGTAGAAATCCAGAGGAACGAAACCATGACTTGGCTCAG atGTACAAATCCCATTTCGAACGATCTGTTAATCCAACGAATTTGGCTATGCTTATCAACTCTTACATTCATCGAACTGATTTACAAATTGCCCGTACACCGTCAGGTTCGCCACAGGCAGCAGCAACACTAAAAATGCCTGTTATTAATATCACAGGAGCATTGTCACCCCACGTTGATGATACAGTCACTCTAAATGGTCGTTTAGATCCAACGAATTCGTCGTGGATGAAG ATATCGGATTGCGCAATGGTATTAGAAGAACAACCTGGAAAATTGGCTGAAGCTTTCAGACTATTCCTTCAAGGCGAAGGCTACG CCGTTGGTGCACTGCAGCAGATAAGTAGGATGGCctcaatagaaaatttgtga
- the LOC119081316 gene encoding protein NDRG3 isoform X8, giving the protein MPSAPAHTAEEARLLGTMPVDPMDDIELRSVQLQFPNGRGSLEGTCDLRRVVTDKGDILVAVQGDTAKPAILTYHDLGLNYATSFAGFFNYPTMRALLDNFCVYHVTAPGQEDGAPTLPEDYLYPTIDELSAQLLFVLSHFGCKSVIGFGVGAGANILARFALNNPDKVGALCLINCNSTPSGWIEWGYQSFNARYLRSKGMTQGVVDYLMWHHFGRNPEERNHDLAQMYKSHFERSVNPTNLAMLINSYIHRTDLQIARTPSGSPQAAATLKMPVINITGALSPHVDDTVTLNGRLDPTNSSWMKISDCAMVLEEQPGKLAEAFRLFLQGEGYASTTTGKFHNPMNGNQIFLSQQFDDINNGNLCPSSVGIQPTTATDGEENGNNRNRNKTEIRITENPLPETIVC; this is encoded by the exons CACTATGCCAGTAGATCCAATGGATGACATCGAATTACGTTCCGTACAACTACAATTTCCCAACGGGCGAGGTTCACTAGAAGGAACATGTGACTTACGTCGAGTGGTTACAGATAAAGGTGACATTCTAGTGGCCGTGCAGGGCGATACAGCGAAACCAGCTATACTGACCTATCACGATTTGGGACTTAATT ATGCCACTAGTTTTGCTGGATTTTTTAACTATCCAACAATGCGTGCTCTTCtagacaatttttgtgtttaccATGTTACCGCGCCTGGACAAGAAGACGGAGCACCTACTTTACCGGAGGa TTACTTGTACCCGACAATCGATGAATTATCTGCACAGTTACTATTTGTGTTATCTCACTTCGGATGCAAAAGTGTAATTGGTTTCGGGGTTGGCGCTGGTGCAAACATCTTAGCAAGATTTGCTCTAAATAATCCAGATAAA GTTGGTGCACTCTGCCTTATCAATTGTAATTCGACTCCATCCGGTTGGATTGAATGGGGCTACCAAAGTTTTAATGCAAGATATTTAAGATCGAAAGGAATGACACAAGGTGTTGTAGACTACCTAATGTGGCATCATTTCGGTAGAAATCCAGAGGAACGAAACCATGACTTGGCTCAG atGTACAAATCCCATTTCGAACGATCTGTTAATCCAACGAATTTGGCTATGCTTATCAACTCTTACATTCATCGAACTGATTTACAAATTGCCCGTACACCGTCAGGTTCGCCACAGGCAGCAGCAACACTAAAAATGCCTGTTATTAATATCACAGGAGCATTGTCACCCCACGTTGATGATACAGTCACTCTAAATGGTCGTTTAGATCCAACGAATTCGTCGTGGATGAAG ATATCGGATTGCGCAATGGTATTAGAAGAACAACCTGGAAAATTGGCTGAAGCTTTCAGACTATTCCTTCAAGGCGAAGGCTACG CTTCAACAACCACTGGCAAATTTCATAATCCAATGAACggcaaccaaatttttttatcacaaCAATTTGACGACATCAATAATGGTAATTTGTGTCCATCATCAGTTGGCATTCAACCAACGACAGCAACGGACGGCGAAGAAAATGGCAATAACCGGAATCGAAACAAAACCGAAATACGGATCACTGAGAATCCATTACCTGAAACTATTGTATGCTAG
- the LOC119081316 gene encoding protein NDRG3 isoform X11: MPSAPAHTAEEARLLGTMPVDPMDDIELRSVQLQFPNGRGSLEGTCDLRRVVTDKGDILVAVQGDTAKPAILTYHDLGLNYATSFAGFFNYPTMRALLDNFCVYHVTAPGQEDGAPTLPEDYLYPTIDELSAQLLFVLSHFGCKSVIGFGVGAGANILARFALNNPDKVGALCLINCNSTPSGWIEWGYQSFNARYLRSKGMTQGVVDYLMWHHFGRNPEERNHDLAQMYKSHFERSVNPTNLAMLINSYIHRTDLQIARTPSGSPQAAATLKMPVINITGALSPHVDDTVTLNGRLDPTNSSWMKISDCAMVLEEQPGKLAEAFRLFLQGEGYAVGALQQISRMASIENL, from the exons CACTATGCCAGTAGATCCAATGGATGACATCGAATTACGTTCCGTACAACTACAATTTCCCAACGGGCGAGGTTCACTAGAAGGAACATGTGACTTACGTCGAGTGGTTACAGATAAAGGTGACATTCTAGTGGCCGTGCAGGGCGATACAGCGAAACCAGCTATACTGACCTATCACGATTTGGGACTTAATT ATGCCACTAGTTTTGCTGGATTTTTTAACTATCCAACAATGCGTGCTCTTCtagacaatttttgtgtttaccATGTTACCGCGCCTGGACAAGAAGACGGAGCACCTACTTTACCGGAGGa TTACTTGTACCCGACAATCGATGAATTATCTGCACAGTTACTATTTGTGTTATCTCACTTCGGATGCAAAAGTGTAATTGGTTTCGGGGTTGGCGCTGGTGCAAACATCTTAGCAAGATTTGCTCTAAATAATCCAGATAAA GTTGGTGCACTCTGCCTTATCAATTGTAATTCGACTCCATCCGGTTGGATTGAATGGGGCTACCAAAGTTTTAATGCAAGATATTTAAGATCGAAAGGAATGACACAAGGTGTTGTAGACTACCTAATGTGGCATCATTTCGGTAGAAATCCAGAGGAACGAAACCATGACTTGGCTCAG atGTACAAATCCCATTTCGAACGATCTGTTAATCCAACGAATTTGGCTATGCTTATCAACTCTTACATTCATCGAACTGATTTACAAATTGCCCGTACACCGTCAGGTTCGCCACAGGCAGCAGCAACACTAAAAATGCCTGTTATTAATATCACAGGAGCATTGTCACCCCACGTTGATGATACAGTCACTCTAAATGGTCGTTTAGATCCAACGAATTCGTCGTGGATGAAG ATATCGGATTGCGCAATGGTATTAGAAGAACAACCTGGAAAATTGGCTGAAGCTTTCAGACTATTCCTTCAAGGCGAAGGCTACG CCGTTGGTGCACTGCAGCAGATAAGTAGGATGGCctcaatagaaaatttgtga
- the LOC119081316 gene encoding protein NDRG3 isoform X9 produces the protein MPVDPMDDIELRSVQLQFPNGRGSLEGTCDLRRVVTDKGDILVAVQGDTAKPAILTYHDLGLNYATSFAGFFNYPTMRALLDNFCVYHVTAPGQEDGAPTLPEDYLYPTIDELSAQLLFVLSHFGCKSVIGFGVGAGANILARFALNNPDKVGALCLINCNSTPSGWIEWGYQSFNARYLRSKGMTQGVVDYLMWHHFGRNPEERNHDLAQMYKSHFERSVNPTNLAMLINSYIHRTDLQIARTPSGSPQAAATLKMPVINITGALSPHVDDTVTLNGRLDPTNSSWMKISDCAMVLEEQPGKLAEAFRLFLQGEGYASTTTGKFHNPMNGNQIFLSQQFDDINNGNLCPSSVGIQPTTATDGEENGNNRNRNKTEIRITENPLPETIVC, from the exons ATGCCAGTAGATCCAATGGATGACATCGAATTACGTTCCGTACAACTACAATTTCCCAACGGGCGAGGTTCACTAGAAGGAACATGTGACTTACGTCGAGTGGTTACAGATAAAGGTGACATTCTAGTGGCCGTGCAGGGCGATACAGCGAAACCAGCTATACTGACCTATCACGATTTGGGACTTAATT ATGCCACTAGTTTTGCTGGATTTTTTAACTATCCAACAATGCGTGCTCTTCtagacaatttttgtgtttaccATGTTACCGCGCCTGGACAAGAAGACGGAGCACCTACTTTACCGGAGGa TTACTTGTACCCGACAATCGATGAATTATCTGCACAGTTACTATTTGTGTTATCTCACTTCGGATGCAAAAGTGTAATTGGTTTCGGGGTTGGCGCTGGTGCAAACATCTTAGCAAGATTTGCTCTAAATAATCCAGATAAA GTTGGTGCACTCTGCCTTATCAATTGTAATTCGACTCCATCCGGTTGGATTGAATGGGGCTACCAAAGTTTTAATGCAAGATATTTAAGATCGAAAGGAATGACACAAGGTGTTGTAGACTACCTAATGTGGCATCATTTCGGTAGAAATCCAGAGGAACGAAACCATGACTTGGCTCAG atGTACAAATCCCATTTCGAACGATCTGTTAATCCAACGAATTTGGCTATGCTTATCAACTCTTACATTCATCGAACTGATTTACAAATTGCCCGTACACCGTCAGGTTCGCCACAGGCAGCAGCAACACTAAAAATGCCTGTTATTAATATCACAGGAGCATTGTCACCCCACGTTGATGATACAGTCACTCTAAATGGTCGTTTAGATCCAACGAATTCGTCGTGGATGAAG ATATCGGATTGCGCAATGGTATTAGAAGAACAACCTGGAAAATTGGCTGAAGCTTTCAGACTATTCCTTCAAGGCGAAGGCTACG CTTCAACAACCACTGGCAAATTTCATAATCCAATGAACggcaaccaaatttttttatcacaaCAATTTGACGACATCAATAATGGTAATTTGTGTCCATCATCAGTTGGCATTCAACCAACGACAGCAACGGACGGCGAAGAAAATGGCAATAACCGGAATCGAAACAAAACCGAAATACGGATCACTGAGAATCCATTACCTGAAACTATTGTATGCTAG
- the LOC119081314 gene encoding probable L-gulonolactone oxidase 4 has protein sequence MSYFYYIFFYFLVSFEFVFSTTISVFPNLQCDIKCSKWELVCIKPPKSYSPKLPYVVCNPSDSPRYPESADDVEKIVKEAITKGVAVKAYGNQNGQSDLICTAGIPMAIGALQYKKMNDDNTVTFGAGVNLFDCGEFLRQNGRALATVPPYGSITLVGAVVTGEHGNSLNYDSTLAAQVVKMTIINSKGDIQVISSPDELKAFSLSLGLLGICVDITLRTVKLYKLQAHNYIEGDDILFNDKAIKWARNTDELTLFWFPSSEEVVVSNRTIVCDETPGNARSNDLLSSVYANFAKIFFKAKETAFKLTSNICAEANAGGYEILHAIENFMKFSLVQNAPEMVPIFTEDGINVVNPAVGYPHMISSPTCYSKPQGPNQAACPDSHGANSITTLDYEFSIKTCDLADFAEAVKDIIKKTPTAFPVLGIRITFSGRSDIFLSPSFGQESAYVEFRMLNTKDLFNQPSASLAGFQTIVQALIYKFNGRSNWGKGGLVVHSAESIKLKLEKLARDGFIDALQKHDPEGVFMNKVGLRLTGKSTDIDVNPLATRCALLGSCFCSKDTDCGPNQTCTTLPGYDSYHVCQTRNEQCSKPINPIPSLDDLVKYLDVDVAKLAEVALSKC, from the exons ATGTCATACTTTTATTATATCTTTTTCTATTTCCTGGTGTCCTTTGAGTTTGTATTCAGCACTACTATAAGTGTATTTCCTAATCTTCAGTGTGATATAAAATGTTCGAAATGGGAGCTCGTTTGCATTAA ACCTCCAAAGAGTTACTCGCCGAAGCTACCGTATGTGGTATGTAATCCATCCGACTCTCCGCGATATCCGGAAAGCGCTGACGATGttgagaaaattgtaaaagaaGCAATTACCAAAGGTGTCGCAGTGAAAGCCTACGGGAATCAGAATGGCCAATCTGATCTAATTTGTACAGCTGGAATACCTATGGCCATCGGAGCACTGCaatataaaaagatgaatgaTGACAATACAGTGACTTTCGGCGCTGgtgtaaatttatttgattgtgGCGAGTTCCTCCGCCAGAATGGCCGTGCACTAGCAACTGTACCACCTTATGGAAGTATAACGCTTGTTGGCGCCGTTGTGACTGGTGAACATGGCAATAGTTTGAATTATGATTCGACGCTAGCTGCTCAGGTTGTGAAAATGACGATTATAAACAGTAAAGGAGACATCCAAGTTATCTCAAGTCCAGATGAGTTGAAAGCATTTAGTTTGAGTCTTGGACTTCTCG GTATTTGTGTCGACATTACATTGCGCACCGTTAAACTGTACAAGTTGCAAGCTCATAATTATATTGAAGGTGATGACATATTGTTTAATGATAAAGCAATTAAATGGGCTAGGAACACTGATGAGCTCACGCTTTTCTGGTTCCCATCGTCTGAGGAAGTGGTTGTAAGTAACAGAACAATAGTTTGCGATGAAACACCAGGAAACGCACGTTCAAATGATTTGTTGTCGTCCGTTTACGCAAACTTcgccaaaattttctttaaagcCAAAGAGACGGCCTTTAAACTAACATCGAATATTTGCGCAGAAGCAAATGCGGGTG GATACGAAATTCTTCACGCTATCGAGAACTTTATGAAATTCTCGCTTGTACAAAATGCACCAGAAATGGTACCGATCTTCACCGAAGATGGAATAAATGTGGTAAATCCTGCTGTAGGTTATCCCCACATGATTTCTTCTCCAACTTGCTATAGCAAGCCTCAAGGTCCCAATCAAGCTGCCTGTCCCGACTCACACGGGGCCAACAGCATAACGACTCTTGACTACGA ATTTAGCATCAAGACTTGCGATCTTGCCGACTTTGCTGAGGCTGTCAAAGACATAATAAAAAAGACACCAACCGCTTTTCCGGTGCTCGGTATTCGCATAACATTTTCAGGGAGATCGGACATATTCTTGTCCCCATCGTTCGGACAAGAATCTGCTTATGTCGAATTTCGCATGTTGAATACGAAAGATCTTTTCAACCAGCCATCCGCAAGTTTAGCCGGTTTCCAAACAATTGTACAGGCTTTA ATTTACAAATTCAATGGAAGATCGAATTGGGGTAAAGGTGGTTTGGTCGTTCATAGCGCTGAGAgcatcaaattgaaattggaaaaattagcCCGTGATGGTTTCATtg ATGCACTTCAAAAACACGATCCAGAGGGTGTCTTCATGAATAAAGTTGGTCTTCGATTAACGGGGAAATCAACGGATATAGACGTGAATCCATTGGCAACTCGTTGCGCCCTGTTGGGTAGCTGCTTTTGCAGCAAGGATACTGACTGTGGACCAAATCAAACATGCACTACACTTCCTGGTTATGACTCATACCACGTTTGCCAAACCAGAAACGAACAGTGCAGTAAACCGATTAACCCTATACCTTCTCTGGACGATTTAGTAAAATATCTTGATGTCGATGTTGCTAAGTTAGCTGAAGTTGCGTTGAGCAAATGTTAG
- the LOC119081317 gene encoding interaptin-like, which yields MMILVSSYFAASLVVLVNALTPNLLTDENLLNTNAVQSENAIDSNINPLDYLFNHSSEFQQIYSMFGVLLNSRKEYEFNMLLPNATVLPPINESIQQPPSKKSLSPPHMCVASHDDLFKIWNEMNKNNTDKFLHFDSITLTQSAACSEVDRLKTAILIIKQNFDEMLHKEISSKQYKELKTEYEEKFKKLQQQLNVAQTIVSQDEKIELDSMQNELQVQHYQISNVLRKMESERRILNDAYIRLCIADLERQNISSAVEAFMNITERAQIRRIIYAVYANKEENFKVIFEFVKQTNDLESFLLGYSSLYEQMKTNQHMNVMNLLLLTNAIIQHRHDEGFKQLFNSLNESVKVMHQESDYEKFYTFMYNKNNESLFLAKDMIATFVEGAYNGNIGNVDKVLSMIPKLDVINHRLHLIDALLNEMKLHSHSQQKEIFMVIYQLTQTRIAVHTEKDKLLVTAIEQNLPENVRDLIFTNLCIQNANNNEYLYSGQPSDESRRYVFTSVINKFDDTFDFEMEFMDKGRKVLIKNSHYREHLYVTENGSPRTLLSWMPAYLTENTEAHFSLEIIDGPYFRVRSEHYGEYLFSPINKTYTEDNRKVYFRPEKKVNSDSTWKIQTCRHRVRYE from the coding sequence ATGATGATACTGGTGTCCTCATATTTTGCTGCATCATTGGTGGTACTTGTCAATGCTCTGACTCCGAATCTACTAACAGACGAAAACCTTCTAAATACAAATGCTGTACAATCGGAAAATGCCATCGATAGCAACATCAACCCGTTGGACTATTTATTCAATCATTCATCGGAgtttcagcaaatttattcaatgttTGGTGTCTTATTAAACAGTAGGAAAGAGTACGAATTTAACATGCTTTTGCCAAATGCTACGGTTTTACCACCAATCAATGAAAGCATTCAACAACCGCCGTCTAAAAAGTCATTATCACCGCCACATATGTGCGTAGCTTCGCACGATGATTTATTCAAGATATGGaacgaaatgaataaaaacaacaccgacaaatttcttcatttcgaTTCGATTACCCTGACACAATCAGCAGCTTGTAGCGAAGTGGATCGATTGAAAACGGcaattttgataataaaacaaaatttcgatgaAATGTTGCACAAGGAAATATCTTCGAAGCAATACAAAGAATTGAAAACGGAGTACGAggagaaattcaaaaaattgcaacAACAACTAAATGTAGCCCAGACCATTGTAAGCCAAGACGAGAAAATAGAATTGGATTCCATGCAAAATGAACTTCAAGTTCAACACTACCAAATCAGTAATGTGCTGCGGAAAATGGAAAGTGAACGCAGGATTCTAAACGATGCGTACATACGACTGTGCATCGCCGATTTGGAAAGACAGAACATTTCTTCGGCTGTTGAAGCTTTCATGAACATTACGGAAAGGGCTCAAATCCGACGCATCATTTACGCTGTCTATGCtaacaaagaagaaaattttaaagtaattttcgaattcgtcaaacaaacaaacgacCTTGAGTCATTTTTATTGGGATATTCGTCATTGTACGAACAGATGAAAACCAATCAACACATGAATGTGATGAATCTTTTATTGCTAACCAATGCGATAATTCAGCACCGTCATGATGAAGGATTCAAGCAACTCTTCAATTCGTTGAATGAATCAGTGAAAGTCATGCATCAAGAAAGCGACTACGAAAAGTTCTACACCTTCATGTACAATAAGAACAATGAAAGCTTGTTTCTAGCTAAAGATATGATAGCAACATTTGTCGAGGGTGCGTATAACGGCAACATTGGGAATGTTGATAAAGTTCTAAGTATGATACCGAAATTGGACGTAATCAATCATCGATTGCATCTAATCGATGCTctattaaatgaaatgaaacttCACTCACATTCACAACAAAAGGAAATCTTCATGGTGATCTATCAGCTGACCCAAACGCGAATTGCCGTTCACACAGAGAAAGACAAACTTTTGGTGACTGCTATTGAGCAAAATCTTCCCGAAAATGTACGTGATTTAATATTCACCAATTTGTGCATACAGAATGCAAACAATAACGAGTATCTCTACTCTGGACAACCATCAGATGAGTCTAGGCGCTATGTTTTCACTTCGGTAATCAACAAGTTCGACGACACATTCGACTTTGAAATGGAGTTTATGGATAAGGGCAGAAAGGTTCTGATCAAAAATTCACATTATCGTGAGCATCTATACGTGACAGAAAATGGCAGTCCGAGGACACTTTTATCGTGGATGCCGGCATATTTGACCGAAAATACTGAAGCGCATTTCTCACTTGAAATTATTGATGGTCCCTATTTTCGAGTCAGGAGTGAACATTACGGAGAATATCTCTTTTCGCCAATCAACAAAACTTACACCGAAGACAATCGAAAGGTGTATTTCAGACCAGAGAAAAAGGTGAATTCTGACAGTACttggaaaattcaaacttGTAGGCATAGAGTTCGATATGAATAA